A window from Anaerolineae bacterium encodes these proteins:
- a CDS encoding virulence factor, with the protein MARYQILYWEHIPLGVKATDVNGTVRENLPARFQETVEKAAARGGGTGAAAYTSMFKWGKEQEREGSATEVAAAIAKELDETWNEEEALGLFEKEKQDKNR; encoded by the coding sequence ATGGCCCGATATCAAATATTGTATTGGGAACATATTCCGTTAGGTGTAAAAGCAACAGACGTTAATGGCACGGTTCGGGAAAATTTACCGGCCCGTTTTCAAGAAACTGTCGAAAAAGCGGCGGCTCGGGGGGGAGGCACCGGCGCAGCGGCTTACACCTCAATGTTCAAATGGGGTAAGGAGCAGGAACGCGAAGGTTCCGCCACCGAAGTAGCCGCCGCCATTGCCAAAGAACTGGATGAAACCTGGAACGAAGAAGAAGCCCTGGGTTTGTTTGAAAAAGAAAAACAGGATAAGAACAGGTAA